A genomic window from Streptomyces sp. NBC_01429 includes:
- a CDS encoding WhiB family transcriptional regulator, with the protein MLQLPHQPLQVAAVPPQRSPAREDQAGPWHSEAVCRRDEAGLFFAPSKEPTAARLAREEAAKRVCARCPVMVECREHALLQPEPYGVWGGLTAAERRVALARRRRREVELRKAASAGERIAAAG; encoded by the coding sequence GTGCTGCAACTGCCGCATCAGCCCTTGCAGGTCGCCGCCGTTCCGCCGCAGCGGAGTCCCGCTCGGGAGGATCAGGCCGGCCCCTGGCACTCGGAGGCTGTGTGCCGCCGGGACGAAGCCGGACTGTTCTTCGCCCCCTCCAAGGAGCCGACAGCCGCGAGGCTGGCGCGGGAGGAGGCCGCCAAGCGGGTCTGTGCCCGGTGTCCGGTAATGGTCGAATGCCGCGAGCACGCGCTGCTCCAGCCCGAGCCGTACGGGGTGTGGGGCGGGCTGACGGCCGCGGAGCGCCGGGTGGCGCTGGCGCGCCGCAGGCGGCGCGAGGTGGAGCTGAGGAAGGCGGCCTCGGCGGGCGAGAGGATCGCCGCCGCCGGCTGA
- a CDS encoding DUF1707 SHOCT-like domain-containing protein, producing MDLEKQPQKPVAPAEPPAIRASDADRDRIADILREALAEGRLDADEHAERIDSVYRAKTVGELEPLVSDLPAAGAQARPAAAQAPWAYGYGPQDAAAPERLVAVFSSSTRKGRWRIGRRTQAFALFGNVEIDLTEALFSQRITVIDATSIFGNVEVRVPENISLRGNGSGVFGNFEVDTLEADDPDAPTVVVNGFSVFGNVEAKPKRGKRIANLHDRFRKGQG from the coding sequence GTGGACCTCGAAAAGCAGCCCCAGAAGCCGGTCGCGCCGGCGGAGCCCCCGGCCATCCGGGCCTCCGACGCCGACCGGGACAGGATCGCGGACATCCTCCGGGAGGCCCTGGCGGAGGGACGCCTCGACGCCGATGAGCATGCCGAGCGGATCGACTCCGTCTACCGGGCGAAGACCGTCGGTGAACTGGAGCCCCTGGTGAGCGACTTGCCGGCGGCCGGTGCCCAGGCCCGCCCGGCCGCCGCGCAGGCGCCATGGGCGTACGGGTACGGGCCGCAGGACGCCGCGGCCCCGGAGCGGCTGGTCGCGGTCTTCAGCAGCTCGACCCGCAAGGGGCGCTGGCGCATCGGCCGCAGGACCCAGGCCTTCGCGCTCTTCGGCAACGTCGAGATCGATCTGACCGAGGCGCTGTTCAGTCAGCGGATCACGGTGATCGACGCGACGTCCATTTTCGGCAATGTCGAGGTGCGGGTCCCCGAGAACATCTCCCTGCGCGGCAACGGCAGTGGCGTCTTCGGCAATTTCGAGGTGGACACCCTGGAGGCCGATGATCCGGACGCGCCGACCGTCGTCGTGAACGGCTTCTCGGTGTTCGGCAATGTCGAGGCCAAGCCGAAGCGCGGCAAGCGGATCGCGAATCTTCATGACCGTTTCCGCAAGGGCCAGGGCTGA